One region of Streptomyces capillispiralis genomic DNA includes:
- a CDS encoding aminotransferase class I/II-fold pyridoxal phosphate-dependent enzyme: MTVDHTQAPVLEALEDYHRNGRLGFTPPGHKQARGADPAVREVLGDSVFLGDVLASGGLDDRLTRGRVLQRAQELMADAVHADHTFFSTCGSSLSVKAAMLSVAGPHEKLLIGRDAHKSVVSGLILSGIEPVWVEPRWDAGRGIAHPPSADDFDRAFDAHPDARGALVTSPTPYGACADLRAVAEVCHRRSRPLIVDEAWGAHLPFHPDLPSWAMDAGADICVTSIHKMGSGLEQGSVFHLRGDLVPPALLGMRADLLGTTSPSVLIFAGLDGWRRQMALHGKELMGSALALAAEVRAAIEEIDGMHVNDRDDFCGPELADDFDPLPVVIDIGGLGITGYRASDWLREHRNIDAHLVDHRRIGAQITHGDDRETTGELLSALRELGRAARNLPRGPRVEVPSPGELRMEQAVLPRDAFFGPAEDVPVSRAAGRIAAEMITPYPPGIPAVLPGERLTEPVLRYLRTGLEAGMHLPDPSDPALETVRVVDGSAS, encoded by the coding sequence ATGACGGTCGATCACACCCAAGCACCGGTGCTGGAAGCGCTGGAGGACTACCACCGCAACGGACGACTGGGCTTCACGCCGCCGGGGCACAAACAGGCCCGCGGGGCGGACCCGGCGGTGCGCGAGGTGCTCGGGGACTCGGTGTTCCTGGGCGACGTACTGGCGTCGGGGGGCCTGGACGACCGGCTCACCCGGGGCCGGGTGCTCCAGCGGGCCCAGGAACTGATGGCGGACGCGGTCCACGCCGACCACACCTTCTTCAGCACCTGCGGCAGCTCCCTGTCGGTCAAGGCCGCGATGCTGTCGGTGGCGGGGCCGCACGAGAAGCTGCTGATCGGACGGGACGCCCACAAGTCGGTGGTGTCGGGCCTGATCCTGTCCGGGATCGAACCGGTGTGGGTGGAGCCGCGGTGGGACGCCGGGCGCGGCATCGCGCATCCGCCTTCGGCCGACGACTTCGACCGGGCCTTCGACGCCCATCCGGACGCCCGGGGGGCGCTGGTGACCAGTCCGACGCCGTACGGGGCGTGCGCGGATCTGCGGGCGGTCGCCGAGGTGTGCCACCGGCGCTCGCGTCCGCTGATCGTGGACGAGGCGTGGGGCGCCCATCTGCCGTTCCACCCCGATCTGCCGTCCTGGGCGATGGACGCGGGCGCCGACATCTGCGTGACCAGCATCCACAAGATGGGCAGCGGCCTGGAGCAGGGCTCCGTCTTCCACCTGCGGGGCGACCTGGTGCCGCCGGCGCTGCTGGGCATGCGCGCGGACCTGCTGGGGACCACCAGCCCGTCGGTGCTGATCTTCGCGGGCCTGGACGGCTGGCGGCGGCAGATGGCCCTGCACGGCAAGGAGCTGATGGGGTCGGCGCTGGCGCTCGCCGCGGAGGTCAGGGCCGCGATCGAGGAGATCGACGGCATGCACGTCAACGACCGGGACGACTTCTGCGGCCCGGAGCTGGCGGACGACTTCGACCCGCTGCCCGTCGTCATCGACATCGGCGGACTCGGCATCACGGGGTACCGGGCGTCGGACTGGCTGCGCGAGCACCGGAACATCGACGCGCACCTGGTCGATCACCGGCGCATCGGCGCGCAGATCACCCATGGCGACGACCGGGAGACCACCGGCGAGCTGCTGTCGGCGCTGCGGGAGCTGGGGCGGGCGGCGCGGAACCTGCCCCGGGGGCCGCGGGTGGAGGTGCCCTCGCCGGGCGAGCTGCGGATGGAGCAGGCGGTGCTGCCGCGGGACGCGTTCTTCGGCCCGGCCGAGGACGTGCCGGTGTCCCGGGCCGCGGGACGGATCGCGGCGGAGATGATCACGCCGTATCCGCCCGGCATCCCGGCCGTCCTGCCGGGTGAACGGCTCACCGAGCCCGTGCTCCGGTATCTGCGCACGGGGCTGGAGGCGGGCATGCACCTGCCCGACCCGTCGGACCCCGCTCTGGAGACGGTCCGGGTCGTCGACGGGAGCGCCTCCTGA
- a CDS encoding SigB/SigF/SigG family RNA polymerase sigma factor, which yields MLIDTPTSRPDSSDTTAAPHRRRHDDAPDTVALFTRLASLDDGPERDAVRDELVTAWLPMAHRIAGRFRDRGESVEDLRQVAALGLVKAIDRFDPSRGAFESYAVPTITGEVKRHFRDRMWALRVPRRVQELRNKVRVARRELTQNPGSPEPSVADIAAHTGLTEEEVGAGMEALESFSTLSLDAELSSDDDGYSLADTLGASDTSYDVVVDRESAKEGLRRLPERERAILYMRFFEDMTQSRIADRLGISQMHVSRLISRSCARVRDEAMGQRAGRRGTGGHSATA from the coding sequence ATGCTCATTGACACGCCCACCTCTCGTCCCGACTCCTCCGACACGACCGCCGCCCCGCACCGCAGGCGGCACGACGACGCCCCCGACACCGTGGCCCTCTTCACCCGGCTGGCGTCCCTGGACGACGGCCCCGAGCGGGACGCGGTCCGCGACGAGCTCGTCACCGCGTGGCTGCCCATGGCCCACCGCATCGCCGGACGGTTCCGCGACCGCGGGGAGTCCGTCGAGGACCTGCGCCAGGTGGCCGCCCTGGGGCTGGTGAAGGCCATCGACCGGTTCGACCCGAGCCGGGGAGCCTTCGAGAGCTACGCCGTGCCCACCATCACCGGTGAGGTCAAGCGGCACTTCCGCGACCGGATGTGGGCCCTGCGGGTGCCCCGCCGGGTGCAGGAACTGCGCAACAAGGTGCGGGTGGCCCGGCGCGAACTCACTCAGAACCCCGGCAGCCCCGAGCCGTCCGTGGCGGACATCGCCGCCCACACCGGGCTGACCGAGGAGGAGGTCGGCGCCGGGATGGAGGCCCTGGAGAGCTTCAGCACCCTCTCGCTCGACGCCGAGCTGTCGTCCGACGACGACGGCTACAGCCTCGCCGACACTCTCGGCGCCTCGGACACCTCCTACGACGTGGTGGTGGACCGGGAGTCCGCCAAGGAGGGACTGCGCAGGCTGCCGGAGCGCGAGCGCGCCATTCTCTACATGCGTTTCTTCGAGGACATGACCCAGAGCCGCATCGCCGACCGGCTGGGAATCTCCCAGATGCACGTCTCCCGCCTCATCAGCCGCAGCTGCGCCCGGGTGCGCGACGAGGCGATGGGACAGCGGGCGGGCCGGCGCGGCACCGGCGGACACTCGGCGACGGCGTGA
- a CDS encoding FUSC family protein produces MKAAGRSVRARLRDRLAASDPGLLRLTAGLRTVGAIALTLAVLASLGSDVTHLVAGAMAAMVATFAIRERQRAAQAVTLALGLPVALVSVSLGAVLSERLVAGDVFFVVLIFCAVYGRRFGDRGTALGLIGFQVYFLALFVGASAADLPGLWAALAVAFAGSALVRFAVVPVTPAGVLERLRQAFRARLAQLVSAQLALLDAGPDEVDKALEDVREGNARLHETALMIQTRLEEGTPDQSTARLVQRRVADAEIAAERLGLLLLSARSAERADTLTLHLPGAPAPRIGRLPGPREATAVLRRDLLALRALVLRTGVAGTAVAQMRNRLLGYRDEENLPPASPAVRDVFRAVGEAARAVMGLRVALDGPQDESDDSPATTRSREELDAEDAAIDAGEEDGPEEPRGLRRPTTRAAVQVAVGSTLAIVGGELLSADRWYWAVLTCWIVFINTASTGEILVKGYRRLLGTVFGVVAGIVLAGLVGGHTLTAFVLVLVLIFAMFYTAPLSYTLMSFFVTAMLGLLYTLLHTYSWEVLVLRVEETALGAACGVVAAALVLPVNTDRRTNELLVTVLERLAEVTDAAVGQLSGGAADDLLDRARELDQALGDLRAATQPLTHPVTPLRARRTTARYVVALLETCAYHARSLAATAELLPTHPSIAADPRLRGAAGRTVRNIGTIAARVADEDRAVPVETGPSIASLLGDGGTARYGRITDRVLRHLERLDEAVVGLARPLGVPVESPEH; encoded by the coding sequence GTGAAAGCGGCGGGACGCTCGGTGCGGGCACGGCTGCGGGACCGCCTTGCGGCGTCCGATCCCGGGCTGCTGCGGCTGACGGCCGGGCTGCGGACGGTGGGGGCCATCGCGCTGACGCTGGCCGTCCTCGCCTCCCTGGGCTCCGATGTCACCCATCTGGTCGCGGGCGCGATGGCGGCGATGGTCGCCACCTTCGCCATCCGGGAGCGGCAGCGCGCCGCCCAGGCGGTCACGCTGGCCCTCGGCCTGCCGGTGGCGCTGGTGTCGGTGTCGCTGGGCGCGGTGCTCAGCGAGCGGCTGGTCGCCGGGGACGTCTTCTTCGTCGTGCTCATCTTCTGCGCGGTCTACGGCCGCCGGTTCGGTGACCGCGGGACCGCGCTCGGCCTGATCGGCTTCCAGGTCTACTTCCTGGCCCTGTTCGTCGGTGCCTCCGCCGCGGACCTGCCGGGCCTGTGGGCCGCCCTGGCCGTCGCGTTCGCCGGCAGCGCCCTGGTGCGGTTCGCCGTTGTCCCGGTGACGCCGGCGGGTGTGCTGGAGCGGCTTCGCCAGGCGTTCCGGGCCCGGCTGGCCCAGCTCGTCTCCGCCCAGCTGGCGCTGCTCGACGCCGGGCCGGACGAGGTCGACAAGGCGCTGGAGGACGTGCGGGAGGGCAACGCCCGGCTGCACGAGACGGCCCTGATGATCCAGACCCGGCTGGAGGAGGGCACGCCGGACCAATCGACGGCGCGGCTGGTGCAGCGCCGGGTCGCGGACGCCGAGATCGCCGCCGAGCGGCTCGGTCTGCTGCTGCTCTCCGCGCGCAGCGCCGAACGGGCCGACACCCTCACCCTGCACCTGCCCGGGGCGCCCGCCCCGCGGATCGGCCGGCTGCCCGGCCCGCGGGAGGCCACCGCCGTACTGCGCCGGGATCTGCTCGCCCTGCGCGCGCTGGTGCTGCGGACCGGGGTGGCGGGGACGGCCGTGGCCCAGATGCGCAACCGGCTGCTCGGCTACCGGGACGAGGAGAATCTGCCGCCCGCCTCGCCGGCGGTGCGGGACGTGTTCCGGGCCGTCGGTGAGGCCGCCCGTGCCGTGATGGGGCTGCGCGTCGCCCTGGACGGTCCGCAGGACGAGTCGGACGACAGTCCGGCGACGACGCGTTCCCGGGAGGAGCTGGATGCCGAGGACGCCGCCATCGACGCGGGCGAGGAGGACGGCCCGGAGGAGCCGAGGGGGCTGCGGCGGCCCACGACGCGGGCGGCCGTTCAGGTCGCGGTGGGGTCGACGCTGGCCATCGTCGGCGGTGAGCTGCTGTCCGCGGACCGCTGGTACTGGGCGGTGCTGACCTGCTGGATCGTGTTCATCAACACGGCGTCCACCGGCGAGATCCTGGTCAAGGGCTACCGGCGGCTGCTCGGCACGGTGTTCGGGGTCGTCGCCGGCATCGTGCTGGCCGGTCTGGTGGGCGGGCACACCCTGACGGCGTTCGTGCTGGTGCTGGTGCTGATCTTCGCCATGTTCTACACGGCGCCGCTGTCCTACACGCTGATGTCGTTCTTCGTGACCGCGATGCTCGGCCTGCTCTACACGCTGCTGCACACCTACAGCTGGGAGGTGCTGGTGCTGCGGGTGGAGGAGACGGCGCTGGGCGCGGCCTGCGGGGTGGTCGCGGCGGCGCTGGTGCTGCCGGTGAACACCGACCGGCGCACCAACGAACTGCTGGTCACCGTGCTGGAGCGGCTCGCCGAGGTCACCGACGCGGCCGTCGGACAGCTCAGCGGCGGCGCCGCCGACGACCTGTTGGACCGGGCGCGGGAGCTGGACCAGGCGCTGGGCGATCTGCGTGCCGCCACCCAGCCGCTGACCCATCCGGTCACCCCGTTGCGGGCCCGGCGCACCACCGCCCGGTACGTGGTGGCGCTGCTGGAGACCTGCGCGTACCACGCGCGCTCGCTGGCGGCGACGGCCGAGCTGCTGCCGACGCATCCCTCGATCGCGGCGGATCCCCGGCTGCGCGGGGCGGCGGGGCGCACGGTGCGCAACATCGGGACCATCGCGGCCCGTGTCGCGGACGAGGACCGCGCCGTGCCGGTCGAGACGGGGCCGAGCATCGCCTCGCTCCTGGGCGACGGCGGCACGGCCCGCTACGGGCGCATCACCGACCGGGTGCTGCGCCACCTGGAGCGTCTGGACGAGGCCGTGGTGGGCCTCGCCCGCCCGCTCGGCGTACCGGTCGAGTCCCCGGAGCACTGA
- a CDS encoding LysR family transcriptional regulator ArgP produces MTDLPLDQVRTLLAVVDEGTFDAAAAALHVTPSAVSQRVKALEQRTGRVLLLRTKPVRPTESGEVLVRLARQVARLERDARAELGLSGAGEPTRVSVAVNADSLATWFLGALTRLPPAARLCFELRREDEAHTAALLREGTVMAAVTSSPDPVPGCSVRQLGRMRYLPVANPEFAARHLAGPLRRSLPEAPVVVFDRRDDFQDGFVRRLTRGGAEAGVWRHYVPTSEGFVEAVASGLGWGMVPEVQAAPLLRGGRLTVFAPDRATDVSLYWQQWRLDSPALAEVADAVARTARESLRR; encoded by the coding sequence ATGACGGATCTTCCGCTGGACCAGGTGCGGACGCTGCTCGCGGTGGTGGACGAGGGGACGTTCGACGCGGCGGCCGCCGCTCTGCACGTCACGCCCTCGGCGGTGAGCCAGCGGGTGAAGGCGCTGGAGCAGCGCACCGGGCGGGTGCTGCTGCTGCGCACCAAACCGGTGCGGCCGACCGAGTCGGGCGAGGTGCTGGTGCGGCTGGCCCGCCAGGTGGCCCGGCTGGAACGGGACGCGCGGGCCGAGCTGGGCCTGAGCGGGGCCGGGGAGCCGACCCGGGTGTCGGTGGCGGTGAACGCGGACTCGCTGGCGACCTGGTTCCTCGGCGCGCTGACCCGGCTGCCGCCGGCGGCACGGCTCTGTTTCGAGCTGCGCCGCGAGGACGAGGCCCACACGGCGGCGCTGCTGCGGGAGGGCACGGTGATGGCGGCGGTGACCTCCTCCCCCGATCCCGTGCCGGGCTGCTCGGTGCGGCAGCTGGGCCGGATGCGCTATCTCCCGGTGGCGAACCCGGAGTTCGCCGCGCGGCATCTCGCGGGACCGCTGCGCCGGTCGCTGCCCGAGGCGCCCGTGGTGGTGTTCGACCGGCGGGACGACTTCCAGGACGGCTTCGTACGGCGGCTCACGCGCGGGGGCGCCGAGGCGGGCGTGTGGCGTCACTACGTGCCGACCTCGGAGGGCTTCGTCGAGGCGGTCGCGAGCGGCCTGGGCTGGGGCATGGTCCCGGAGGTCCAGGCGGCCCCCCTGCTCCGCGGCGGCCGCCTCACGGTGTTCGCCCCGGACCGCGCCACCGACGTCTCCCTGTACTGGCAGCAGTGGAGGCTGGACTCCCCCGCCCTGGCGGAGGTGGCCGACGCGGTCGCGCGGACGGCGCGGGAGTCGCTGCGCCGCTGA
- a CDS encoding DUF5133 domain-containing protein has translation MLKPHPTVLRRLVDEYEALAAAGTGTAGKPAARDARIRDLAYTLCVSTGTRDVRHALATAHRWLAGSETATVPAPPAGPDAVLPVTGTDRWDTTASAPAPA, from the coding sequence ATGCTGAAGCCCCACCCCACCGTGCTGCGCCGGCTCGTCGACGAGTACGAGGCCCTGGCGGCGGCCGGAACCGGGACCGCCGGCAAACCGGCCGCCCGGGACGCGCGCATCCGCGACCTGGCGTACACCCTGTGCGTGTCGACCGGCACCCGGGACGTACGGCACGCCCTGGCCACCGCGCACCGCTGGCTGGCGGGCTCCGAGACCGCGACGGTACCCGCCCCGCCCGCCGGGCCGGACGCGGTCCTGCCGGTAACCGGGACCGACCGGTGGGACACCACCGCGAGCGCGCCCGCCCCCGCGTAG
- a CDS encoding NAD(P)/FAD-dependent oxidoreductase yields MDTVTRPRILVVGAGFAGVECVRRLERRLAPNEADLTLVTPFSYQLYLPLLPQVASGVLTPQSVALSLRRSEKYRTRIIPGGAIGVDLRSKICVVRTVNGETVNEPYDYIVLAPGSVTRTFDIPGLTDHAFGMKSLAEAAYLRDHVISQLDLADASHDPAERASRLQFVVVGGGYAGTETAACLQRLTHAAVKRYPRLDPGLIKWHLIDIAPKLMPELGERLGRSAQEILTRRGIEISLGVSIAKAGPEEVTFTDGRVVPTRTLIWTAGVVASPLIATLGAETVRGRLAVTANMCLPGHDGVFALGDAAAVPDEAKGDGAVCPPTAQHALRQGRHVAENVIATLRGLPMRPYVHQDLGLVVDLGGTDAVSKPLGVELHGLPAQAVARGYHWSALRTGVAKTRVMTNWLLNAVAGDDFVRTGFQAHKPGNLRDFDFSDVYLTPEQVRTHVAEAGRAAR; encoded by the coding sequence ATGGACACCGTGACACGACCAAGGATCCTGGTGGTGGGCGCAGGTTTCGCCGGTGTGGAGTGCGTGCGGCGGCTGGAGCGCAGACTCGCCCCGAACGAGGCCGACCTCACGCTGGTGACGCCGTTCTCCTACCAGCTCTATCTGCCGCTGCTGCCCCAGGTGGCCTCCGGGGTGCTGACCCCGCAGTCGGTCGCGCTCTCCCTGCGGCGCAGCGAGAAGTACCGGACCCGGATCATCCCGGGCGGGGCCATCGGCGTGGACCTGCGGTCCAAGATCTGCGTCGTACGCACCGTCAACGGCGAGACCGTCAACGAGCCGTACGACTACATCGTGCTGGCCCCCGGCAGTGTCACCCGCACCTTCGACATCCCGGGGCTGACGGACCACGCCTTCGGGATGAAGTCACTGGCCGAGGCCGCCTATCTGCGGGACCACGTCATCTCGCAGCTCGACCTGGCCGACGCGAGCCACGACCCGGCGGAGCGGGCGTCGCGGCTGCAGTTCGTGGTGGTGGGCGGCGGTTACGCGGGCACCGAGACCGCGGCCTGTCTCCAGCGGCTGACGCACGCCGCCGTCAAGCGGTATCCGCGGCTGGACCCGGGCCTGATCAAGTGGCATCTGATCGACATCGCGCCGAAGCTCATGCCCGAGCTGGGCGAGCGGCTCGGGCGCAGCGCGCAGGAGATCCTGACCCGGCGCGGCATCGAGATCTCGCTGGGCGTCTCCATCGCCAAGGCGGGGCCCGAGGAGGTCACCTTCACCGACGGGAGGGTGGTGCCCACCCGCACCCTGATCTGGACCGCGGGCGTCGTCGCCAGTCCGCTCATCGCCACGCTCGGCGCGGAGACCGTACGGGGACGGCTGGCGGTCACCGCGAACATGTGCCTGCCGGGCCACGACGGGGTGTTCGCGCTCGGTGACGCGGCGGCGGTGCCGGACGAGGCGAAGGGCGACGGCGCGGTGTGCCCGCCGACCGCGCAGCACGCGCTGCGGCAGGGCCGGCACGTCGCCGAGAACGTCATCGCGACGCTGCGCGGCCTGCCGATGCGGCCGTACGTCCACCAGGACCTCGGTCTGGTGGTGGACCTCGGCGGCACCGACGCGGTGTCCAAGCCGCTCGGTGTGGAACTGCACGGTCTGCCCGCGCAGGCGGTGGCCCGCGGCTACCACTGGTCGGCGCTGCGCACCGGCGTCGCCAAGACGCGGGTGATGACCAACTGGCTGCTGAACGCGGTCGCCGGCGACGACTTCGTGCGGACCGGGTTCCAGGCGCACAAGCCGGGCAACCTGCGGGACTTCGACTTCAGTGACGTGTATCTGACGCCGGAGCAGGTACGGACGCACGTCGCGGAGGCGGGCCGGGCCGCGCGGTGA
- a CDS encoding LysE/ArgO family amino acid transporter: MTSALTTAAAGFGTGLSLIVAIGAQNAFVLRQGVRRDAVLAVVGICALSDAALIALGVGGVGAVVVAWPGALTAVGWIGGAFLLGYGALAARRVFRPAGAGLVTEGEAAGSRRRAVLTCLAMTWLNPHVYLDTVFLLGSVAADHGPLRWTFGLGAILASLCWFAALGFGARLLSRFLARPAAWRVLDGLVAATMVVLGLTLIAGG; encoded by the coding sequence ATGACCAGCGCCCTGACCACCGCCGCCGCCGGATTCGGCACCGGACTCTCCCTCATCGTCGCCATCGGCGCCCAGAACGCCTTCGTGCTCCGCCAGGGCGTCCGCCGGGACGCCGTCCTCGCCGTCGTCGGCATCTGCGCCCTGTCCGACGCGGCCCTCATCGCGCTGGGCGTCGGCGGTGTCGGCGCGGTGGTCGTGGCGTGGCCGGGCGCGCTGACGGCGGTCGGCTGGATCGGCGGCGCCTTCCTGCTCGGCTACGGGGCCCTGGCCGCCCGCCGCGTGTTCCGGCCGGCCGGCGCCGGCCTGGTGACGGAGGGCGAGGCGGCCGGCTCCCGCCGCCGGGCCGTGCTCACCTGCCTGGCGATGACCTGGCTCAACCCGCACGTCTACCTCGACACGGTGTTCCTGCTGGGCTCGGTCGCCGCCGACCACGGCCCGCTGCGCTGGACCTTCGGCCTCGGCGCGATCCTGGCCAGCCTCTGCTGGTTCGCGGCGCTGGGCTTCGGCGCCCGGCTGCTGAGCCGCTTCCTGGCCCGCCCCGCCGCCTGGCGCGTACTGGACGGGCTGGTCGCCGCCACCATGGTCGTCCTCGGCCTCACGCTGATCGCCGGTGGCTGA
- a CDS encoding ATP-binding protein: protein MCEEYTTRSDIEPPGARPAGASCPCRPAEVREAVARAVSERCRALHRPCDTDALEDALLVASELTTNAILHGGGVTDFQVDVSGPGVRLSVSDRSDDLPVALPPTDRQGRRRPGGHGWPIVCRLSRDIRVSDLPAGGKCITAVVPLV, encoded by the coding sequence ATGTGTGAGGAGTACACGACCCGATCCGACATCGAACCGCCGGGCGCCCGCCCGGCCGGGGCATCGTGCCCGTGCCGCCCGGCCGAGGTGCGCGAGGCCGTGGCGCGGGCGGTGTCCGAACGCTGCCGGGCCCTGCACCGGCCCTGCGACACCGACGCCCTGGAGGACGCCCTGCTGGTCGCCTCCGAACTCACCACCAACGCCATCCTGCACGGCGGCGGCGTCACCGACTTCCAGGTCGACGTCAGCGGCCCCGGGGTGCGTCTGTCGGTGAGCGACCGCAGCGACGACCTGCCCGTCGCCCTGCCGCCGACCGACCGGCAGGGACGCCGCCGCCCGGGCGGTCACGGCTGGCCCATCGTGTGCCGGCTGTCCCGCGACATCCGGGTGTCCGATCTGCCCGCCGGCGGCAAGTGCATCACCGCCGTGGTCCCGCTGGTCTGA
- a CDS encoding cyclic nucleotide-binding domain-containing protein → MTKAIKLLTALPPAQRERLMTLAREVSFPEDARIFEAGGTADRFWVIRSGAVSLDQRVNALHRVTVAGLGAGDLLGWSWLFPPHQWDFGAVAFSPVRAYEFDAAAVLRLCQEDPQLGLTLVRTVAEVLAHRLEMTRGKLMEQYTMHRRGGAL, encoded by the coding sequence ATGACCAAAGCGATCAAACTGCTGACGGCCCTCCCCCCTGCGCAGCGCGAGCGGCTGATGACCCTGGCCCGGGAGGTGTCCTTCCCCGAGGACGCCCGGATCTTCGAGGCGGGCGGCACCGCCGACCGCTTCTGGGTGATCCGCTCCGGCGCGGTCTCGCTGGACCAGCGGGTGAACGCCCTGCACCGGGTGACGGTCGCCGGCCTCGGCGCGGGCGATCTGCTGGGCTGGTCCTGGCTGTTCCCGCCGCACCAGTGGGACTTCGGCGCCGTGGCGTTCAGCCCGGTGCGCGCCTACGAGTTCGACGCGGCGGCCGTGCTCCGGCTCTGCCAGGAGGATCCGCAGCTCGGGCTGACCCTGGTGCGCACCGTCGCCGAGGTCCTCGCCCACCGGCTGGAGATGACACGCGGCAAGCTGATGGAGCAGTACACGATGCACCGGCGCGGCGGGGCGCTGTAG
- a CDS encoding DUF1206 domain-containing protein, protein MTWRGRAGARRAANGSMAEGAARAGLTARGVIYLLVGVLALRIAFGDGQRQADRGGALAELADKPFGAVLLWALGLGLVGMALWRLSEAVFGAAGKDGRGARKRLASAARCGFYAFVAWSVLAFAVNRNNGSGSSDRQSRDLTARALEIPAGQWLVGLAGAAVVVVGGWIGVRAAMRKYHDKLKLGELTPRTRRLVDVTGVGGGVARGLVFAAAGVFAVRAAVDYEPGRAKGLDDTLRSFAGTPLGPWLLVCVSVGLVLFGVFSFALARWRRV, encoded by the coding sequence ATGACATGGAGGGGGCGGGCCGGCGCCCGACGGGCGGCCAACGGCTCGATGGCGGAGGGGGCCGCACGGGCGGGACTCACCGCCCGGGGCGTGATCTACCTGCTGGTCGGGGTGCTCGCCCTGCGGATCGCGTTCGGTGACGGACAACGGCAGGCGGACCGCGGCGGCGCCCTCGCGGAACTCGCCGACAAACCGTTCGGCGCGGTCCTGCTCTGGGCGCTGGGCCTGGGACTGGTCGGCATGGCCCTGTGGCGGCTGTCCGAGGCGGTGTTCGGCGCGGCCGGGAAGGACGGGCGCGGCGCGCGCAAGCGCCTGGCGTCGGCGGCGCGGTGCGGCTTCTACGCGTTCGTCGCCTGGTCGGTCCTGGCCTTCGCGGTGAACCGGAACAACGGGAGCGGGTCGAGCGACCGGCAGTCCCGGGACCTCACCGCCCGGGCCCTGGAGATACCCGCCGGACAGTGGCTGGTGGGCCTGGCCGGAGCCGCCGTCGTCGTCGTGGGCGGATGGATCGGCGTACGGGCGGCGATGCGCAAGTACCACGACAAGCTCAAGCTCGGCGAGCTCACCCCGCGCACCCGCAGGCTGGTCGACGTGACCGGCGTGGGCGGCGGGGTGGCCCGCGGCCTGGTGTTCGCCGCGGCCGGTGTCTTCGCCGTGCGCGCCGCGGTCGACTACGAGCCGGGCAGGGCCAAGGGCCTGGACGACACCCTCCGCAGCTTTGCCGGCACCCCGCTGGGCCCGTGGCTGCTGGTGTGCGTCTCCGTGGGACTGGTGCTGTTCGGGGTGTTCTCCTTCGCCCTGGCCCGCTGGCGCCGGGTGTGA